Genomic segment of Hyla sarda isolate aHylSar1 unplaced genomic scaffold, aHylSar1.hap1 scaffold_741, whole genome shotgun sequence:
GGGGAACGTCTCCTTCTACCAGGACGTGGTGCGATACAGCTGCCAGAACAACTACGCCCTGATCGGGCACGAGAACGCCACCTGCAGAGCCAACGGCACCTGGAGCCCCATGCCTGAATGCCGGGGtgagacccccacccaagagCGGAGCGGTCGCCGACTAACTCCTCGGATGGTCACATGATCATTCAGGGTAAATGatcccttttctttttttaacgtaGATGTAAAATGTCAGCGTCCGACGGAGATCACCAACGGGTACATGAGCTACGCGCCGTATCGGAAGTATAACTACAAGGAGGCGGTGACCTACGGGTGTAACCCGCCGTACACGCTGGTGGGCTCCCGCACCGCCTACTGCAACAAAGATGGAGAATGGACCCCCAAGCCCCTCTGCCAGGGTAAGTCTCATATCTGCGCGTCCACGTGCCTGACGCCTCCATACGGCGCTCACCCTGTGATGTTACCATGGTTACAGCGCCGTGCCACGTGCCCACACCAAAGGCCAACGTCCTGCACAACGGCCGGAAGACGCGCGTGGACGAGATCTCCCGCCAGCAGATCCAACATGGCGACGTCATCACCTACTACTGCAAGAACAAGAAGGACAAGTGCGCCTACACCGTGGAGAGCCGCTGCCATGACGGCAACTTCACCGTCCCCGACTGCTACAAAAGTAAGTGCCCCCCTCAACATTGACCCATTGAGGTATATTCACCCCACAAAAGGGTTAACGAACctagatgcctccagctgttgcaaaactacaactcccagcatgcccagacagccaacggctgtctgggcatgctgggagttgtagttttgcaacagctggaggcacccagtttcgAAAACACCGTCCATGAGGTTGTCACCCAGCCCTCCATTTACACTTAAAATTAGATCTGCTATACAAGAgtccaggaaagctgggtgtcaACCACATAATCTAACACACAGACCAGTGCAAGGCTGTCCCAGAGTCCTGAATGGCAGATACACGGCACATTTTATTGTAACACGTATGATCCTAGTGAGCCCGGCACTGGCCGTGGTGGGGGGATGGGTTGTTTTATGGGAAGATGAGTGAGAGGTGATTACACTGTGGTCGTATTAATAATATATGGAGGAAGCCATTACCCCTCCTCCGATCAGCGGTCACTAATGGCGCGATGACTACGGCGCAGCCGGCGCCCGCACTGATAATGGACTCGCTCCATCTCTTACAGAACCCGGAGTCTTCTCGGTATTTTCCACTGACCCATCAGACATGACGCCGTGTGCGCAGGAAGCGTAGCAGAGCCGCATTTAACGGAACGGCAGAGCCGAATGTAACGGAACAGCAGAGCCGACTGTAACGGAACAGCAGGGCCGACTGTAATGGAACAGCAGAGCCGACTGTAATGGAACAGCAGGAACGAACCTGTAATAATCTGTAATAGTCCTATAAAAATACACAGAACCGTGTACATGTGTCT
This window contains:
- the LOC130345064 gene encoding beta-2-glycoprotein 1-like, whose protein sequence is MSQSLLLVAALSLLGCSAAGKVCARPRDVENAVFRPGRVVYTPQDVVTYTCTPGYMKDSGTDKAVCLILGNWEHATLKCKRRQCPKPSILDHGRVHYTDITYQSVIHFSCHEGYRLHGANESECLQSGAWSTPYPVCERVTCPPPEIPYLGRLESYEPREGNVSFYQDVVRYSCQNNYALIGHENATCRANGTWSPMPECRDVKCQRPTEITNGYMSYAPYRKYNYKEAVTYGCNPPYTLVGSRTAYCNKDGEWTPKPLCQAPCHVPTPKANVLHNGRKTRVDEISRQQIQHGDVITYYCKNKKDKCAYTVESRCHDGNFTVPDCYKKPGVFSVFSTDPSDMTPCAQEA